A genomic segment from Cyanobium sp. NIES-981 encodes:
- a CDS encoding oxidoreductase, which translates to MTTPAPKLRFATVWLAGCSGCHMSFLDLDEWLFELARHVDVVFSPVASDVKTYPEAVDVCLVEGAVANADNLELAQQLRQRTRLVVAFGDCAVTGNVPALRNLWAGVDGGSRQSVLDRGYVELADTGAQHPHAPGIVPELLERVLPLHEVIPVDLYLPGCPPSADRIREAITPLLRGETPVMEGAAMLKFG; encoded by the coding sequence ATGACCACCCCAGCTCCGAAACTGCGCTTCGCCACGGTGTGGCTGGCGGGCTGCAGCGGCTGCCACATGTCGTTTCTCGATCTCGACGAGTGGCTGTTCGAGCTGGCCAGACACGTGGATGTGGTGTTCTCGCCGGTGGCCAGCGACGTGAAGACCTATCCCGAGGCCGTGGATGTGTGCCTGGTGGAGGGCGCCGTGGCCAATGCCGACAACCTCGAACTGGCCCAGCAGCTGCGCCAGCGCACGCGGCTGGTGGTGGCGTTCGGCGACTGCGCCGTGACCGGCAACGTGCCGGCCCTGCGCAACCTCTGGGCCGGCGTGGATGGGGGCTCGCGCCAGAGCGTGCTGGATCGCGGCTATGTGGAGCTGGCCGACACCGGCGCCCAGCACCCCCATGCGCCCGGCATCGTGCCGGAGCTGCTGGAGCGGGTGCTGCCGCTGCATGAGGTGATCCCGGTGGATCTGTATCTGCCCGGCTGTCCGCCGAGCGCCGATCGGATCCGGGAGGCGATCACGCCCCTGCTGCGGGGCGAAACGCCGGTGATGGAAGGCGCGGCGATGCTCAAGTTCGGCTGA
- the hoxU gene encoding bidirectional hydrogenase complex protein HoxU, translating to MSVHTLTVDGVEVAVPAGASLLEAARAAGSELPTLCHLDGLTPVGACRLCLVEVEGSGKLQPACATAAAEGLVVRTRTPELAEFRRMAVELFFAEGNHVCAFCVANGACELQDVAVTVGMDHSSFPYQYPARQVDASHPQFALDHHRCILCTRCVRVCEEIEGAHVWDVAHRGAECRIIAGLDQPWGEVAACTSCGKCVDVCPTGAIFRKDDTTSEKQAHRERPQQLRSARDQHQWQNQ from the coding sequence ATGAGCGTGCACACCCTCACGGTGGACGGGGTGGAGGTGGCGGTGCCGGCCGGAGCCTCGCTGCTGGAGGCGGCCCGGGCGGCCGGATCGGAGCTGCCCACCCTCTGCCACCTCGACGGCCTCACGCCGGTGGGGGCCTGCCGCCTCTGCCTGGTGGAGGTGGAGGGCAGCGGCAAGCTGCAGCCGGCCTGCGCCACGGCCGCCGCCGAGGGGCTGGTGGTGCGCACCCGCACGCCGGAGCTGGCGGAGTTCCGCCGCATGGCCGTGGAGCTGTTCTTCGCGGAGGGCAACCACGTGTGCGCCTTCTGCGTGGCCAACGGCGCCTGCGAACTGCAGGACGTGGCGGTGACCGTGGGCATGGACCACTCCAGCTTCCCGTATCAGTACCCGGCGCGCCAAGTGGATGCCTCCCATCCGCAGTTCGCGCTGGATCACCACCGCTGCATCCTCTGCACCCGCTGCGTGCGGGTGTGCGAGGAGATCGAGGGGGCCCACGTGTGGGACGTGGCCCACCGCGGCGCCGAGTGCCGGATCATCGCCGGGCTGGACCAGCCCTGGGGCGAGGTGGCGGCCTGTACGTCCTGCGGCAAGTGCGTGGACGTGTGCCCCACCGGCGCCATCTTCCGCAAGGACGACACCACATCCGAGAAGCAGGCGCACCGGGAGCGGCCCCAGCAGCTGCGCAGCGCCCGCGACCAGCACCAGTGGCAGAACCAGTGA
- a CDS encoding NuoF family protein, translating into MAAGACLRCCGASGCRSAGSEAVRQALEGAAERAAAAGQAPPAIRPVGCLRLCGRGPLVALDRPQQPGRLFAAVRPEQAAALVAAATGAAEVACGVEPGMAASALAEAALAGQELDLGHPFFALQQPVVLENCGWIDPTAIDDALARGAYGQLQRVLSGFTPEAVREQVKRSGLRGRGGAGYPTGLKWDTVALQPPGPRTVVCNADEGDPGAFMDRSVLEGDPHRLIEGMAIAAYAVGAAQGYVYVRAEYPLAIERLRLALRQARSRGFLGERIAGTGFRLRLEVRVGAGAYVCGEETALLASIQGQRGTPRPRPPFPAQVGLGGAPTLINNVETLAAIPAILREGGDWYAAIGTEGSRGTKVFALSGAVERTGLVEVPMGTSLRTVVLTMGGGVPGGEGPHGGIKAVQTGGPSGGCIPAALLDTPVDYARLTALGSMMGSGGMVVMGESTSMPEVARHFMRFSVQESCGKCVPCRAGTVQLAQLLDRFVERRAVPQDLERLEQLCAMVGRTSLCGLGQAAPNPVLSTLRHFRHEYEAACREPSGCQTSGSCPIGEAPRP; encoded by the coding sequence ATGGCGGCCGGGGCCTGCCTGCGCTGCTGCGGCGCCAGCGGCTGCCGCTCCGCCGGCAGCGAAGCCGTGCGCCAGGCCCTGGAGGGGGCGGCGGAGCGGGCCGCCGCGGCCGGCCAGGCCCCGCCCGCGATCCGCCCGGTGGGCTGCCTGCGCCTGTGCGGCCGGGGGCCGCTGGTGGCGCTGGATCGGCCCCAGCAGCCGGGCCGGCTGTTTGCCGCCGTGCGGCCCGAGCAAGCGGCTGCCCTGGTGGCGGCCGCCACCGGGGCAGCCGAGGTGGCGTGCGGGGTGGAGCCTGGGATGGCGGCGTCTGCGCTGGCGGAGGCGGCCCTCGCAGGCCAGGAGCTGGACCTGGGGCATCCCTTCTTCGCCCTGCAGCAGCCGGTGGTGCTGGAGAACTGCGGCTGGATCGATCCCACCGCGATCGACGACGCCCTGGCCCGCGGGGCCTACGGGCAGCTGCAGCGGGTGCTGAGCGGCTTCACCCCGGAAGCGGTGCGGGAGCAGGTGAAGCGCAGCGGCCTGCGGGGCCGCGGCGGCGCCGGCTATCCCACGGGGCTGAAGTGGGACACGGTGGCCCTGCAGCCCCCCGGGCCGCGCACGGTGGTGTGCAACGCCGATGAGGGCGATCCGGGCGCCTTCATGGACCGGAGCGTGCTGGAGGGCGATCCGCACCGGCTGATCGAGGGGATGGCGATCGCCGCCTATGCGGTGGGCGCCGCCCAGGGCTACGTGTACGTGCGGGCCGAATACCCCCTGGCGATCGAGCGGCTGCGGCTGGCGCTGCGGCAGGCCCGCAGCCGGGGCTTCCTGGGGGAGCGCATCGCCGGCACGGGCTTCCGGCTGCGGCTGGAGGTGCGGGTGGGGGCCGGGGCCTACGTGTGCGGGGAGGAAACGGCGCTGCTGGCCTCAATCCAGGGCCAGCGCGGCACCCCCAGGCCCCGCCCCCCCTTCCCCGCCCAGGTGGGTCTGGGGGGAGCGCCCACCCTGATCAACAACGTGGAAACCCTCGCCGCCATCCCGGCGATCCTGCGGGAGGGGGGCGACTGGTATGCCGCCATCGGCACCGAGGGCAGCCGGGGCACCAAGGTGTTCGCCCTCTCGGGGGCGGTGGAGCGCACGGGGCTGGTGGAGGTGCCGATGGGCACCAGCCTGCGCACGGTGGTGCTCACCATGGGCGGCGGGGTGCCGGGGGGGGAGGGTCCCCACGGCGGCATCAAGGCGGTGCAGACCGGCGGGCCCTCGGGCGGCTGCATCCCGGCGGCCCTGCTCGACACGCCGGTGGACTACGCCCGCCTCACGGCCCTGGGTTCGATGATGGGCTCCGGCGGCATGGTGGTGATGGGCGAGAGCACGTCCATGCCCGAGGTGGCCCGCCATTTCATGCGCTTCAGCGTGCAGGAGAGCTGCGGCAAGTGCGTGCCCTGCCGCGCCGGCACGGTGCAGCTGGCCCAGCTGCTCGACCGCTTCGTGGAACGGCGCGCCGTGCCGCAGGATCTGGAGCGGCTGGAGCAGCTCTGCGCGATGGTGGGCCGCACCAGCCTCTGCGGCCTGGGGCAGGCGGCGCCCAACCCGGTGCTCAGCACCCTGCGCCATTTCCGCCACGAATACGAGGCGGCCTGCCGCGAGCCCAGCGGCTGCCAGACCAGCGGCAGCTGCCCCATCGGCGAGGCGCCCCGGCCATGA
- a CDS encoding NAD(P)H-dependent oxidoreductase subunit E, whose protein sequence is MATTAPAPPGSTCLLADTQARISRIVRGQGGRADALIEVLHRVQELMGYLSQPALEQVARELQLPLSRVYGVASFYHLFRLQAPSAHRCAVCLGTACFVKGGAELAALLERRLALRLGDPAGNGTWALEPVSCLGACGQAPVLVVDGQLEARLPVDAPEQLARRLDALALGQSRPGAGGS, encoded by the coding sequence ATGGCAACGACGGCCCCTGCTCCCCCTGGCTCCACCTGCCTCCTGGCCGACACGCAGGCGCGCATCAGCCGGATCGTGCGGGGGCAGGGGGGCCGGGCCGACGCCCTGATCGAGGTGCTGCACCGGGTGCAGGAGCTGATGGGTTATCTGAGCCAGCCGGCGCTGGAGCAGGTGGCCCGCGAGCTGCAGCTGCCCCTCTCGCGGGTGTACGGGGTGGCGAGCTTCTATCACCTCTTCCGCCTGCAGGCCCCCTCGGCCCATCGCTGTGCCGTGTGTCTGGGCACCGCCTGCTTCGTGAAGGGGGGCGCCGAGCTGGCGGCGCTGCTGGAGCGGCGGCTCGCGCTGCGGCTGGGGGATCCGGCCGGCAACGGCACCTGGGCCCTGGAGCCGGTGAGCTGCCTGGGGGCCTGCGGGCAGGCGCCGGTGCTGGTGGTGGACGGCCAGCTGGAGGCCCGCTTGCCGGTGGACGCTCCCGAGCAGCTGGCCCGGCGCCTCGATGCCCTGGCGCTCGGGCAGAGCCGGCCCGGAGCCGGGGGGAGCTGA
- the gluQRS gene encoding tRNA glutamyl-Q(34) synthetase GluQRS — protein sequence MSARPPVLPDHLQQLLQAGVQRRARAYRGRFAPSPTGALHRGNLRTALLSWLEARLAGGEWLLRLDDLDTPRNRPGAEEGILQDLRWLGLSWDGPLWRQSDRRGLYATVLSALRRQGRLYPCRCSRRLLADVSAPHGAWAVYPGFCRDRPPRWGPEQGRLPSWRLRSPPGRIRWSEHSALGLCSAAGDLDAASQVGDVVLRRADGFLAYHLATAVDELTLGISAVVRGADLWRSTAAQVAVMAELGAPPPLYAHGPLWCDPATGQRLSKREGSAGLAGLREQGLDGPGVIGLLAASVGLVPPGSRLSAADLLQQVRGGRREA from the coding sequence ATGTCCGCCCGTCCGCCCGTGCTCCCCGATCATCTGCAGCAGCTGCTCCAGGCCGGTGTGCAGCGGCGGGCCAGGGCCTACCGGGGCCGTTTCGCCCCCTCCCCCACCGGCGCCCTGCACCGGGGCAACCTGCGCACGGCCCTGCTCAGCTGGCTGGAGGCCCGGCTGGCCGGCGGGGAGTGGCTGCTGCGGCTCGATGATCTCGACACGCCCCGCAACCGCCCCGGAGCCGAGGAGGGGATCCTGCAGGACCTGCGCTGGCTAGGCCTCTCCTGGGACGGGCCGCTGTGGCGCCAGAGCGACCGCCGCGGGCTGTACGCCACGGTGCTCTCGGCCCTCCGCCGGCAGGGCCGCCTCTACCCCTGCCGCTGCAGCCGGCGGCTGCTGGCCGACGTGTCCGCCCCCCATGGGGCCTGGGCCGTGTACCCGGGCTTCTGCCGCGACAGGCCGCCCCGGTGGGGGCCCGAGCAGGGGCGCCTGCCCAGCTGGCGGCTGCGCTCCCCGCCGGGACGGATCCGCTGGAGCGAGCACTCCGCGCTGGGGTTGTGCTCGGCGGCTGGAGACCTGGACGCCGCCAGCCAGGTGGGGGATGTGGTGCTGCGCCGGGCGGATGGTTTCCTCGCGTACCACCTCGCCACGGCCGTGGACGAACTCACCCTGGGCATCAGCGCCGTGGTGCGGGGGGCCGATCTCTGGCGCTCCACCGCCGCCCAGGTGGCGGTGATGGCCGAGCTGGGCGCTCCACCGCCGCTGTATGCCCATGGGCCGCTCTGGTGTGACCCGGCCACGGGTCAACGGCTGAGCAAGCGCGAGGGCTCCGCAGGGCTGGCCGGTCTGCGGGAGCAGGGGCTGGACGGGCCCGGGGTGATCGGGCTGCTGGCCGCCAGTGTCGGCCTGGTGCCGCCGGGCTCCCGGCTCAGTGCCGCGGACCTGCTGCAACAGGTTCGCGGCGGCAGGCGGGAGGCTTAA
- a CDS encoding HU family DNA-binding protein, which yields MNKADLVNLVAARTELTKTDVSQVVDAAIETIIDSVVEGKKVSILGFGSFEPRERSARQGLNPKTGEKIKIPAKRVPAFTAGKMFKDRVQG from the coding sequence ATGAACAAAGCTGACCTCGTCAACCTCGTGGCCGCCCGCACCGAGTTGACCAAGACCGACGTCTCCCAGGTCGTCGACGCCGCCATCGAGACCATCATCGATTCGGTGGTGGAAGGAAAGAAGGTGTCCATCCTCGGTTTCGGTTCCTTCGAACCGCGCGAGCGCTCCGCCCGGCAGGGCCTCAATCCCAAGACCGGCGAGAAGATCAAGATCCCGGCCAAGCGGGTTCCAGCCTTCACCGCCGGCAAGATGTTCAAGGACCGCGTGCAGGGCTGA
- a CDS encoding MBL fold metallo-hydrolase: MLAHPPEAGRPPQAVLPGLWLFAPSRDSQGGSSWLLEASRTGLGFDLLIDCPGYSQANLDWLRGRGGDGLLVLTGREGHGRCRRWQQALGWPVLVQEQEAYLLPGVERLQRFGSAHDLAAGARLLWTPGPTPGACVLHVQRQGLDGLFCGRLLAPVGVGAVAPLRTARTFHWPRQCRSLGRLRQWLPPGSPHWIACGGGLGALRGEKLVPHGAAVLAALALEGPPTPLMG, encoded by the coding sequence GTGCTCGCCCATCCTCCGGAGGCTGGCCGCCCACCCCAGGCCGTGCTGCCCGGTCTGTGGCTGTTCGCCCCCAGCCGCGACAGCCAGGGGGGCAGCAGCTGGTTGCTGGAAGCCTCCCGCACCGGGCTGGGCTTCGATCTGCTGATCGACTGCCCCGGCTACAGCCAGGCCAACCTCGACTGGTTGCGCGGTCGGGGCGGGGATGGGCTGCTGGTGCTCACCGGCCGGGAGGGCCACGGCCGCTGCCGGCGCTGGCAGCAGGCCCTCGGCTGGCCGGTGCTGGTGCAGGAGCAGGAGGCCTACCTGCTGCCCGGGGTGGAGCGTCTGCAGCGGTTCGGCTCCGCCCATGACCTGGCCGCCGGCGCGCGCCTGCTCTGGACCCCGGGCCCGACGCCCGGCGCCTGCGTGCTGCATGTGCAGCGCCAGGGCCTCGACGGGCTGTTCTGCGGCCGGCTGCTGGCGCCGGTGGGGGTGGGGGCCGTGGCCCCGTTGCGCACCGCCCGCACCTTCCACTGGCCGCGGCAGTGCCGCAGCCTGGGGCGGCTGCGCCAGTGGCTGCCGCCGGGCTCACCCCACTGGATCGCCTGCGGTGGCGGTCTCGGTGCCCTGCGCGGCGAGAAGCTCGTGCCCCACGGCGCTGCCGTGCTGGCTGCCCTCGCGCTGGAAGGCCCGCCCACCCCATTGATGGGGTAA
- a CDS encoding glycogen-debranching protein, with protein MRPGRPWPLGASLTPRGVNFSVVAPLATSLELLLFSHGEASEPVRVVKLDSGHRSGDHWHVEVEGLGLGTCYGYRVFGPLQPGGHSFNPSKVLLDPCARAIAGWGSYRRSAAVGAAPNAAHCLKGVVTERDRFDFEAAPRPRHSWQRSVIYELHVGGFTQGAGCPVSREQQGTLLGLIEALPVLRELGITAIELLPVMAFDPSDAPDGRLNHWGYSPVSWMAPHPDYLIGTDPLSGRDQVRQLVTACHQAGIEVLLDVVYNHTSEGNQNGPTLSWRGFCDRLYYQQNALGEYLDVSGCGNTIAANRPLVRRLILESLRCWAVELGVDGFRFDLGIALSRGDNLAPLTTPPLFEAMEADPDLADLKLISEPWDCGGLYKLADFPAKRVATWNGRFRDDLRRFWKGDDNCAWAVGQRLSGSPDLYHHVPVHPGQAITFLTAHDGFTLADLVSFNTKHNLANGEDNRDGDNHNNSWNHGVEGPSTDHAITSLRERQLRNLLSSLLLAPGVPMLLMGDEVRRSQGGNNNTWCQNNPLGWMHWQPDAGDQALRLFLRRLLALRHQLVDLINPEFPLPERPQRRQDDPVHRWRQWHGVEIGRPDWAGWSHTVAWSINDSIDGPLLWCAMNAYSKAVHFDLPVSTSGWLRVIDTGLPPGDDLPATPERWRPGGIPLESRSLVLLVARRRLAGVRLP; from the coding sequence GTGCGCCCCGGGCGACCCTGGCCCCTCGGCGCCTCCCTCACCCCCCGGGGCGTGAACTTCTCCGTGGTGGCGCCGCTGGCCACCAGCCTGGAGCTGCTGCTGTTCAGCCACGGCGAGGCCAGCGAGCCCGTCCGCGTGGTGAAACTCGATTCCGGCCACCGCTCCGGTGACCACTGGCACGTGGAGGTGGAGGGCCTGGGCCTGGGCACCTGCTACGGCTACCGCGTGTTCGGGCCGCTGCAGCCGGGTGGCCACAGCTTCAACCCCTCCAAGGTGCTGCTGGATCCCTGTGCCCGGGCCATCGCCGGCTGGGGCAGCTACCGGCGCAGCGCGGCGGTGGGGGCGGCGCCGAACGCGGCCCACTGCCTCAAGGGGGTGGTGACCGAGCGCGACCGCTTCGATTTCGAGGCGGCCCCACGGCCGCGCCACAGCTGGCAGCGCAGCGTGATCTACGAGCTGCACGTGGGCGGCTTCACCCAGGGGGCGGGCTGTCCGGTGAGCCGGGAGCAGCAGGGCACGCTGCTGGGGCTGATCGAGGCCCTGCCCGTCCTGCGGGAGCTGGGCATCACCGCGATCGAGCTGCTGCCGGTGATGGCCTTCGATCCCAGCGATGCCCCGGACGGCCGTCTCAACCACTGGGGGTACAGCCCGGTGAGCTGGATGGCTCCCCATCCCGACTACCTGATCGGCACCGATCCCCTCAGCGGCCGCGACCAGGTGCGCCAGCTGGTGACGGCCTGCCACCAGGCCGGCATCGAGGTGCTGCTGGATGTGGTCTACAACCACACCAGCGAAGGCAACCAGAATGGCCCCACCCTCAGCTGGCGCGGTTTCTGCGACCGGCTCTACTACCAGCAGAACGCCCTGGGCGAGTATCTGGACGTGAGCGGCTGCGGCAACACCATCGCCGCCAACCGGCCCCTGGTGCGGCGGCTGATCCTCGAATCCCTGCGCTGCTGGGCCGTTGAACTGGGGGTGGATGGTTTCCGCTTCGATCTGGGCATCGCCCTCAGCCGCGGCGACAACCTCGCCCCCCTCACCACGCCGCCCCTGTTCGAGGCCATGGAGGCCGATCCCGACCTGGCCGACCTGAAGCTGATCAGCGAACCGTGGGACTGCGGCGGGCTGTACAAGCTGGCCGACTTCCCTGCCAAGCGGGTGGCCACCTGGAACGGCCGCTTCCGCGACGACCTGCGCCGCTTCTGGAAAGGCGATGACAACTGCGCCTGGGCGGTGGGCCAGCGGCTCAGCGGCAGCCCTGACCTCTACCACCACGTGCCGGTGCACCCCGGCCAGGCCATCACCTTCCTCACCGCCCATGACGGCTTCACGCTGGCGGATCTGGTGAGCTTCAACACCAAGCACAACCTGGCGAACGGGGAGGACAACCGCGACGGCGACAACCACAACAACAGCTGGAACCACGGCGTGGAGGGTCCGAGCACCGACCATGCGATCACCAGCCTGCGCGAGCGGCAGCTGCGCAATCTGCTCAGCAGCCTGCTGCTGGCGCCCGGGGTGCCCATGCTGCTGATGGGGGATGAGGTGCGGCGCAGCCAGGGGGGCAACAACAACACCTGGTGCCAGAACAACCCCCTGGGCTGGATGCACTGGCAGCCCGACGCGGGCGACCAGGCCCTGCGCCTGTTCCTGCGGCGGCTCCTGGCCCTGCGGCACCAGCTGGTGGATCTGATCAATCCGGAATTCCCCCTGCCGGAACGCCCCCAGCGGCGTCAGGACGACCCGGTGCACCGCTGGCGCCAGTGGCATGGGGTGGAGATCGGCCGGCCGGACTGGGCCGGCTGGTCGCACACGGTGGCCTGGAGCATCAACGACAGCATCGATGGGCCCCTGCTCTGGTGCGCCATGAACGCCTACAGCAAGGCCGTGCACTTCGACCTGCCGGTGTCCACCTCGGGGTGGCTGCGGGTGATCGACACCGGCCTGCCCCCCGGCGACGACCTGCCGGCCACACCGGAGCGCTGGAGGCCCGGGGGCATCCCGCTGGAGAGCCGCAGCCTGGTGCTGCTGGTGGCCCGTCGGCGCCTGGCGGGGGTGCGCCTGCCCTGA
- a CDS encoding chlorophyll a/b-binding protein, with product MSDSTSRFGFVAFAETWNGRLAMLGFVIGLATELLTGQGILGQIGLG from the coding sequence ATGTCTGACTCCACCTCCCGCTTCGGTTTCGTCGCCTTCGCTGAAACCTGGAATGGCCGCCTCGCCATGCTCGGTTTCGTGATCGGTCTCGCCACCGAGCTGCTCACCGGCCAGGGCATCCTCGGCCAGATCGGCCTGGGCTGA
- a CDS encoding DoxX family protein, which yields MSTLQLLEGLAGFTAACLALWFLRLNRSDLDASRAGSLAPAPGPLTRLVQRPATRTLLRRYVLERGALADAGLLILRVAVGLMMIHHGQDKLANPQAFADTYVAPLHLPFPLVLAWVAGLSEVAGSWLLILGLLTPLGALAIAGTMGVAAYHHILTAGLNIYVLELVVLYLGGSLGLLLLGPGRLSFDGAISADLVRDREDANDPAETVSASLASAPLAPSGGI from the coding sequence ATGTCCACCCTTCAGCTGCTGGAAGGTCTCGCTGGCTTCACCGCGGCCTGTCTGGCCCTGTGGTTCCTGCGCCTGAACCGCTCCGACCTCGACGCCTCCCGCGCCGGCTCCCTCGCCCCCGCCCCTGGTCCGCTCACCCGCCTGGTGCAGCGCCCGGCGACACGCACCCTGCTGCGGCGCTACGTGCTGGAGCGCGGTGCCCTCGCCGATGCCGGCCTGTTGATCCTGCGGGTGGCCGTCGGCCTGATGATGATCCACCACGGCCAGGACAAGCTCGCCAACCCCCAGGCCTTCGCCGACACCTACGTGGCGCCGCTCCATCTCCCCTTCCCCCTCGTGCTCGCCTGGGTGGCGGGTCTCTCCGAGGTGGCGGGCAGCTGGCTGCTGATCCTGGGCCTGCTCACGCCTCTGGGGGCCCTCGCCATCGCCGGCACCATGGGTGTGGCCGCCTACCACCACATCCTCACCGCGGGCCTGAACATCTACGTGCTCGAGCTGGTGGTGCTGTACCTGGGCGGCAGCCTCGGCCTGCTGCTGCTGGGGCCGGGCCGTCTCTCCTTCGACGGTGCCATCTCCGCCGACCTGGTGCGTGATCGGGAGGACGCCAACGACCCGGCGGAGACCGTGTCCGCCTCCCTGGCTTCCGCCCCCCTGGCGCCGAGTGGAGGGATCTGA
- a CDS encoding PhoX family phosphatase, whose translation MNRRSLLVLLGLGTGRATRALARTRRLPGADVSPADIPPRALPFRPVPTPLPLAVDGLPAAEQRRHYGQVSLEDRLVVPEGYRADLLAVWGDPLGRGRFGFNNDHLALLALAPDSALLTVNFESISARAWAEGLAEARGLALPLEALQAALGDRGGRVDATALERRDPLLAMVRAVAAAALEDLGIGVAGLRRGSEGRWQRQAGRFDRRITGLSGLEDPAQRLRTSGPAAVVFRAPRRLGYDDGLGERIIGTFANCAGGTTPWGTVLSAEENVQNEVCEEVYADGSSPPPSHLPFQWDGRRLRGLGNPFGLAGNKYGWIVEVDPRRPHRPPVKHTALGRFRHEAVAVKAEAGRPLVVYSGCDRHGGHLYRYVSTGRIEDPEDPANSGLFTRGRLEVARFGADGRGRWIPLLPGTRVEPQRPSHYGRWGLNQPTLVPHHDRGRPGAVALASDAEVSAYRQRFGSLAALYPGEGEARLGAILIDAHGAANAVGATATARPEDTVIDPTTGDLLIAFTAGGGEPEEGRADPAIFSGPGGEPTWPHGWVMRLTDGNPARGERSGGRDGGRSGSFRWQMVAVGGPPWQGGMGFANPDNLEVDRSGNVWLVTDRSSRPDPGDPFGNNSCWVLPKDGPARGEALCFATGPMECELTGPCFDAGQHTLFLAVQHPGELNGTRAANASTILRTPLVDRGGTSFVQERTVPLGSNWPSGVPGRPPRPGIVAIRRASGGPLLP comes from the coding sequence ATGAACCGCCGTTCCCTGCTGGTGCTGCTGGGCCTGGGCACGGGCCGTGCCACCCGGGCGCTGGCACGGACGCGGAGGCTCCCCGGCGCGGACGTGTCCCCGGCGGACATCCCGCCCCGGGCCCTGCCCTTCCGTCCGGTGCCCACGCCCCTGCCGCTTGCGGTCGATGGCCTCCCGGCGGCGGAGCAGCGCCGCCACTACGGCCAGGTGAGCCTGGAGGACCGCCTGGTGGTGCCCGAGGGCTACCGGGCCGATCTGCTGGCGGTGTGGGGCGATCCCCTCGGCCGGGGCCGCTTCGGCTTCAACAACGACCACCTGGCCCTCCTGGCGCTGGCGCCGGATTCGGCCCTGCTCACGGTGAACTTCGAGTCCATCAGCGCCAGAGCCTGGGCCGAGGGTCTGGCCGAGGCCCGCGGGCTGGCGCTGCCGCTGGAGGCGCTGCAGGCTGCCCTGGGCGATCGGGGCGGCCGCGTGGATGCCACGGCCCTGGAGCGCCGTGATCCCCTGCTGGCCATGGTGCGGGCCGTGGCCGCCGCGGCCCTGGAGGATCTGGGCATCGGCGTGGCGGGTCTGCGGCGGGGATCCGAGGGCCGCTGGCAGCGGCAGGCCGGCCGTTTCGATCGCCGCATCACGGGGCTGAGCGGGCTGGAGGACCCCGCCCAGCGCCTGCGCACCAGTGGGCCGGCGGCGGTGGTGTTCCGGGCACCCCGGAGGCTCGGCTACGACGACGGCCTCGGCGAGCGGATCATCGGCACCTTCGCCAACTGTGCCGGTGGCACCACCCCCTGGGGCACGGTGCTCAGCGCCGAGGAGAACGTCCAGAACGAGGTGTGCGAGGAGGTGTACGCCGACGGCTCCTCCCCGCCCCCGTCCCACCTGCCCTTCCAGTGGGATGGCCGGCGCCTGCGGGGCCTGGGCAATCCCTTCGGCCTGGCCGGCAACAAGTACGGCTGGATCGTGGAGGTGGATCCGCGCCGGCCCCACCGGCCGCCGGTGAAGCACACGGCCCTGGGGCGCTTCCGCCACGAGGCGGTGGCCGTGAAGGCCGAGGCCGGCCGGCCCCTGGTGGTGTATTCCGGCTGCGACCGCCATGGCGGACACCTCTACCGCTACGTGAGCACCGGCCGGATCGAGGATCCCGAAGACCCGGCCAACTCCGGCCTGTTCACCCGGGGGCGCCTCGAGGTGGCCCGCTTCGGCGCCGATGGCCGCGGCCGCTGGATCCCGCTGCTGCCCGGCACCCGCGTGGAGCCGCAGCGGCCCAGCCACTACGGGCGCTGGGGGCTGAACCAGCCCACGCTGGTGCCCCACCACGACCGCGGCCGCCCCGGCGCCGTCGCCCTGGCCAGTGACGCCGAGGTGAGCGCCTACCGGCAGCGGTTCGGCTCACTGGCGGCCCTCTATCCAGGCGAAGGCGAGGCCCGGCTCGGGGCGATCCTGATCGATGCCCACGGCGCCGCCAATGCCGTGGGGGCCACCGCCACGGCCCGTCCGGAAGACACGGTGATCGATCCCACCACGGGGGATCTGCTGATCGCCTTCACGGCCGGGGGGGGCGAGCCGGAGGAAGGGCGGGCGGATCCCGCCATCTTCTCGGGCCCGGGTGGCGAGCCCACCTGGCCCCACGGCTGGGTGATGCGCCTCACCGATGGCAACCCGGCTAGGGGTGAGCGGAGCGGTGGGCGGGACGGGGGCCGGAGCGGGAGCTTCCGCTGGCAGATGGTGGCGGTGGGCGGCCCCCCCTGGCAGGGGGGCATGGGCTTCGCCAACCCCGACAACCTGGAGGTGGACCGCTCCGGCAACGTGTGGCTCGTGACCGATCGCTCCTCGCGGCCGGACCCGGGCGATCCCTTCGGCAACAACAGCTGCTGGGTGCTGCCGAAGGACGGCCCGGCCCGGGGAGAAGCGCTCTGCTTCGCCACCGGCCCCATGGAGTGCGAGCTCACCGGCCCCTGCTTCGACGCAGGGCAGCACACGCTCTTCCTGGCCGTGCAGCACCCCGGTGAACTGAACGGCACCCGAGCGGCCAACGCCTCCACCATCCTGCGCACCCCCCTGGTGGACCGGGGCGGCACCTCCTTCGTGCAGGAGCGCACGGTGCCCCTGGGCTCGAACTGGCCCTCCGGCGTTCCGGGCCGGCCGCCCCGTCCTGGGATCGTGGCCATCCGCCGCGCCAGCGGCGGGCCCCTGCTGCCGTGA